The following proteins come from a genomic window of Trueperaceae bacterium:
- a CDS encoding sugar ABC transporter permease, whose product MSPWRKGEYVVAALFLAPGLIWFWTFALYPLLYAFWMSLHEWRIRGTSEFIGLANYARVFQDPVNLIALRNTVVYALISIPGQMILGLAIALLLAKATRGKVVLRLIYYLPVICSWVVVSLIFMFLFNSEGLINRFFGESLGWVDPNTAWLNDAATALPVIALLGIWKGVGWVMIIYLAALQGVPKELTEAARIDGASGFQVARFVTIPLLAPATLFILVLLTIGAFQSFIQFYIMTGGGPFHSTEVFLSYMYNQAFNFLDFGYASAIAWVLAGLILLISVIQFRFIRQTYSY is encoded by the coding sequence GTGTCGCCGTGGAGGAAGGGCGAATACGTCGTCGCCGCCCTCTTCCTCGCCCCGGGGCTCATCTGGTTCTGGACATTCGCCCTATATCCCCTGCTCTACGCCTTCTGGATGAGCCTCCACGAATGGCGGATCCGCGGTACCAGCGAGTTCATCGGTCTCGCCAATTACGCCCGTGTCTTCCAGGATCCGGTGAACTTGATTGCCCTGCGCAATACGGTCGTCTACGCGTTGATCAGCATTCCAGGGCAGATGATCCTCGGCCTCGCAATCGCCCTCCTACTGGCGAAGGCGACACGGGGCAAGGTGGTGCTGCGACTGATCTACTACCTGCCGGTGATCTGTTCCTGGGTGGTCGTCTCCCTTATCTTCATGTTCCTGTTCAATTCCGAAGGACTTATCAACCGGTTCTTCGGTGAATCACTCGGCTGGGTTGATCCCAATACCGCCTGGCTTAACGACGCGGCCACGGCCCTGCCCGTCATCGCCCTGTTGGGTATCTGGAAGGGGGTCGGCTGGGTGATGATCATCTATCTTGCCGCGCTTCAAGGCGTACCCAAGGAACTGACCGAGGCCGCGCGCATAGACGGGGCAAGCGGCTTTCAGGTCGCTCGCTTCGTAACGATTCCGCTACTGGCCCCGGCCACGCTCTTCATCCTCGTGCTGCTCACCATCGGAGCGTTCCAGAGCTTCATACAGTTCTACATAATGACCGGGGGCGGCCCCTTCCATTCGACCGAGGTGTTCCTCTCCTACATGTACAACCAGGCGTTCAACTTCCTCGACTTCGGATATGCCAGCGCGATCGCCTGGGTGCTGGCCGGCCTGATCCTGCTGATAAGCGTCATTCAGTTCAGATTCATCCGTCAGACCTACAGCTACTGA
- a CDS encoding extracellular solute-binding protein — protein sequence MPKPFHMTLLTVAMLAASVGMAQTITFWHTYSTGSGEEQTMLEEVIPRFEAENPGITVEATAFPYQEFRQKLLTAFAGGVVPDLVRMDIIWVPEFADMGALEQLDEYDGFAQLQSSVFPGILATNFWDGHYYGLPLDTNTQVFLYNSDAIDEPPATFDEFVTFVQEASDPTEEVFGYSLPGPYAWYFLPWIWSNGGAVTDPDITVASGYLNSPATVEAVEMLVGLYDEGFLAPTIAGSGLGSWEGLGSGQYVATQDGPWAYPSITSQYPDMNFAHAPFPAGDGGSISVVGGEDIVMFSDSDDKEAAWKFTQFLLSPWAQMTMAPTGQIPVIKEALQDPYIQEHPFYGIYLEQLQTAKPRTPHPEWPRIEGIIQTAFQRVVAGDASAQEAFDRAAAEVDALLK from the coding sequence ATGCCGAAACCTTTCCACATGACCCTTCTGACCGTTGCGATGCTCGCAGCCTCGGTCGGCATGGCTCAGACGATCACCTTCTGGCACACTTACAGCACCGGCTCCGGCGAGGAGCAGACGATGCTCGAAGAAGTCATCCCCCGCTTCGAGGCCGAGAATCCGGGGATCACAGTCGAAGCCACGGCGTTCCCCTATCAAGAGTTCAGGCAGAAACTACTCACCGCCTTCGCTGGCGGCGTAGTGCCCGACCTCGTGCGGATGGACATCATCTGGGTGCCCGAGTTCGCAGACATGGGCGCGCTCGAGCAGCTCGACGAATACGACGGATTCGCCCAACTTCAGAGCTCGGTGTTCCCGGGAATCCTCGCGACCAACTTCTGGGACGGCCACTATTACGGCCTGCCGCTCGACACCAACACCCAGGTCTTCCTATACAACAGCGATGCCATCGACGAGCCACCGGCAACCTTCGACGAGTTCGTGACATTCGTTCAGGAGGCCAGCGACCCTACCGAGGAGGTCTTCGGCTATTCGCTGCCGGGTCCCTACGCCTGGTACTTCCTACCCTGGATCTGGAGCAACGGCGGCGCGGTGACCGATCCGGACATCACCGTCGCGTCCGGCTACCTCAACAGCCCGGCCACGGTCGAGGCCGTCGAGATGCTGGTCGGGCTCTATGACGAGGGTTTCCTGGCCCCGACTATCGCAGGTTCGGGACTGGGCAGCTGGGAGGGCCTGGGCAGCGGTCAGTACGTGGCCACCCAGGACGGTCCGTGGGCCTACCCGAGCATCACCAGCCAATACCCCGACATGAACTTCGCTCATGCGCCCTTCCCGGCGGGCGATGGCGGCTCGATATCAGTGGTTGGCGGCGAGGACATCGTGATGTTCAGCGACTCCGACGACAAAGAGGCTGCCTGGAAGTTCACCCAGTTCCTGCTTAGCCCGTGGGCGCAGATGACGATGGCTCCGACCGGGCAGATCCCCGTGATCAAGGAGGCGCTGCAGGATCCATACATCCAGGAGCACCCCTTCTACGGCATCTACCTCGAGCAGCTTCAGACGGCTAAGCCGCGCACGCCCCACCCCGAGTGGCCGAGGATAGAAGGAATTATCCAGACGGCTTTCCAGCGCGTGGTGGCCGGCGACGCATCCGCCCAGGAAGCGTTCGATCGGGCCGCTGCCGAAGTGGACGCTCTACTCAAGTAG
- a CDS encoding ROK family transcriptional regulator yields the protein MSGRRTNATARDALRSLNQNAVLQIVHLEGPISRVEIAARLHLSPAAVTSITAELIDRGLIYEARQAASDGVGRKAILLEVNYDQAFVAGIKVSNVALTLALTNLNAEVQCAQSTALDRTDPDTVIDEIVAAFEHLQEERLIGALGVNLPGIVDCDQGTVRHSPLLGWNQVALGEILEARLGVPVLVENDVNALALAEAWYGHGREHDSFFVLTLGRGVGLGIVINGELYRGPNGGAGEIGHVLLDPDGPETGHARKGTLEAYISDEALVREAKARIPGFAGATLSERSPVDQLVELARQGQEQAVSIYAKAGKTLGRAMSTLVNILAPSLIVLSGEGMRAADFLLPSAEAELKRLSFGDLGERVSLVVDPWGDDAWARGAAGLAASRYLTNAAMSVGGDQQPDQGPKLDVTNI from the coding sequence TTGTCAGGCAGGCGAACCAACGCGACAGCGCGAGACGCGCTGCGTTCTCTAAACCAGAACGCGGTGCTGCAGATAGTCCACCTAGAGGGCCCGATCTCACGGGTGGAGATCGCTGCGCGCCTCCATTTGAGCCCGGCCGCGGTCACCAGCATCACGGCCGAGCTCATCGACCGCGGACTGATCTACGAGGCCAGGCAGGCAGCTTCAGACGGGGTGGGCCGAAAGGCGATCCTCCTCGAAGTCAACTACGACCAGGCGTTCGTCGCAGGGATAAAGGTCAGCAATGTTGCGTTGACGCTGGCCCTTACCAATCTGAACGCCGAGGTCCAGTGCGCGCAGAGCACGGCACTAGATAGGACCGATCCCGACACGGTAATAGATGAGATCGTCGCGGCGTTCGAGCACCTGCAAGAGGAGAGATTGATCGGGGCTCTCGGCGTGAACCTCCCCGGCATAGTCGACTGCGATCAGGGGACGGTGCGCCACTCGCCTCTGCTGGGCTGGAACCAGGTGGCCCTGGGTGAGATCCTCGAGGCCCGCCTTGGTGTGCCGGTACTCGTCGAGAACGACGTGAATGCCCTGGCCCTCGCCGAGGCCTGGTACGGCCACGGCCGCGAGCACGACAGCTTCTTCGTGCTGACGCTGGGTCGCGGCGTAGGCTTGGGAATCGTTATCAACGGTGAGCTCTATCGCGGTCCCAACGGCGGCGCGGGCGAGATCGGTCACGTACTCCTCGACCCCGACGGGCCCGAAACCGGCCACGCCAGAAAGGGCACGCTCGAGGCCTACATCTCGGACGAGGCGCTGGTGCGGGAAGCCAAGGCGCGGATACCCGGATTCGCTGGTGCAACCTTGTCCGAACGGTCCCCGGTCGATCAGCTTGTCGAGCTGGCCCGCCAAGGGCAGGAGCAGGCAGTGTCGATCTACGCCAAGGCCGGCAAGACCCTGGGCCGCGCCATGAGCACACTCGTCAACATCCTGGCCCCCAGTCTCATCGTCCTGAGCGGCGAGGGGATGCGGGCAGCCGATTTTCTCTTGCCTAGTGCCGAGGCCGAGCTCAAGCGACTCAGCTTCGGTGATCTGGGCGAGCGCGTCAGCCTGGTCGTCGACCCCTGGGGCGACGACGCCTGGGCCCGGGGCGCCGCCGGACTGGCGGCAAGCCGTTATCTAACGAATGCCGCAATGAGCGTGGGAGGTGATCAGCAGCCCGACCAGGGACCCAAGCTCGACGTCACCAACATCTAG
- a CDS encoding amino acid ABC transporter permease produces the protein MRVQDSAVPTEVRSSSAIRWVRENLFSSIANSLLTLTTAVALGALLRGLLRWAFTEANWSVVPANFRLLMVGPYPIDEMWRIWVGVTALSLVLGFQWGRARRANPVLFVVLAITAVALLVLQGNPLVRTFGAAAVGAIFVGYLIAWFTRPSKRLLAVFWTVVFFGFIYLLGANLGGGGVSSNLWGGLLLTLLISIVAIVASFPIGVVLAVARTSKLPIISMLAASYIELVRGVPLLVVLFLAQLFVPLFLPDFPIPKVTRAIIGIALFQAAYVAENVRGGLQSVAIGQSEAARALGLTGFQTLRLIVLPQALKAVIPANTGQFIQLFKETSLVSIVGLTDLLGMGNVIVNNPDWLGLYKEVYIAIALIYAVFSYAMSSASYALEKRLAR, from the coding sequence ATGAGGGTTCAGGACAGCGCTGTTCCGACCGAAGTCAGGTCGAGCTCAGCCATTCGCTGGGTACGCGAGAACCTCTTCTCGTCGATAGCCAACAGCCTCTTGACGTTGACCACGGCTGTGGCGCTGGGCGCGCTACTGCGCGGCCTACTGCGCTGGGCTTTCACAGAAGCAAACTGGTCGGTCGTACCGGCGAACTTCCGGTTGCTGATGGTGGGCCCCTATCCGATCGACGAGATGTGGCGCATCTGGGTGGGAGTCACCGCTCTTTCGCTGGTGCTCGGCTTCCAGTGGGGGCGGGCCCGCCGAGCGAATCCGGTGCTTTTCGTCGTCCTGGCAATTACCGCCGTCGCGCTGCTGGTGCTTCAAGGCAACCCGCTGGTGAGGACGTTCGGTGCGGCTGCGGTGGGCGCGATCTTCGTGGGCTACCTCATCGCCTGGTTCACGCGTCCGTCGAAGCGACTGCTCGCCGTGTTCTGGACCGTCGTGTTCTTCGGCTTCATCTACCTGCTTGGCGCCAACCTCGGCGGCGGCGGCGTTAGCTCGAACCTTTGGGGCGGCCTGCTGCTCACCCTGCTCATCTCGATCGTGGCGATCGTCGCTTCTTTTCCCATCGGCGTCGTCCTGGCGGTCGCCCGAACTTCCAAACTGCCGATCATCTCCATGCTCGCGGCGAGTTATATCGAGCTGGTGCGCGGAGTGCCACTCCTGGTGGTGTTGTTCCTCGCCCAGCTGTTCGTACCGCTGTTCCTACCAGACTTTCCGATACCCAAGGTCACCCGGGCGATCATCGGGATCGCGCTGTTCCAGGCCGCCTATGTCGCCGAGAATGTACGGGGCGGCCTGCAGTCGGTCGCGATCGGCCAATCCGAGGCGGCCCGTGCGCTGGGCCTGACAGGTTTCCAGACGCTCCGGCTGATCGTCCTGCCTCAGGCTTTGAAGGCGGTCATTCCCGCCAACACCGGCCAGTTCATCCAGCTATTCAAGGAAACGTCGCTCGTATCGATCGTCGGACTGACCGATCTCCTGGGGATGGGAAATGTCATCGTAAACAACCCGGACTGGTTGGGCCTCTACAAGGAGGTCTATATAGCCATCGCCCTCATCTACGCGGTTTTTTCGTACGCGATGTCGTCGGCCAGTTACGCCCTGGAAAAACGTTTGGCGCGGTAA
- a CDS encoding ABC transporter permease subunit (The N-terminal region of this protein, as described by TIGR01726, is a three transmembrane segment that identifies a subfamily of ABC transporter permease subunits, which specificities that include histidine, arginine, glutamine, glutamate, L-cystine (sic), the opines (in Agrobacterium) octopine and nopaline, etc.) — protein MQKTRTSPPASSGSAGQVPFYRNAKVLPYIWQGVVLLAVIAGAVLLLLNLRRGMEAQGLSTSFEFLRRPAGFRISEGLTFSPQDSYLKAFMIGLFNTFRATILGILLASLLGLIVGTARLSNNWLVNRLAFGYIELVRNTPLLVQLVFWYFAVVLQLPSVRDAIKFGPNIYLSQRGLVLPGIEAPTVFWAACLGGIVAALLLGSFLGRLQRRSGRRTFAPFVALAAGAALVAVGYYSSGKAVRLDMPVVGTFRVTGGVSLSPEFAALLAALVFYFGGFIAEVIRGGITAVPKGQWEAARALGLGYLTTLRIIILPQAMRVIVPPLGNIYLNLTKASSLAVAVGYPDLFGLSATIGSQSGNSVQVMLMVMLTYLALTLVIAAGVNLLNRRVQIRTR, from the coding sequence ATGCAGAAGACGCGCACATCACCACCAGCTTCGAGCGGAAGCGCCGGCCAGGTCCCCTTCTATCGGAACGCCAAGGTACTTCCCTACATCTGGCAGGGCGTAGTGTTGCTGGCCGTAATCGCCGGAGCCGTCCTGCTGCTGCTCAACTTGAGACGCGGCATGGAGGCGCAGGGCCTCAGCACCTCCTTTGAATTCCTCAGACGCCCTGCGGGCTTCCGTATCTCTGAGGGCCTGACGTTCTCACCACAGGACAGCTATCTCAAGGCGTTCATGATCGGCCTCTTCAATACCTTCCGCGCGACGATCCTGGGCATCCTGCTCGCCTCGCTCCTCGGCCTCATCGTGGGTACCGCGAGGCTCTCGAACAATTGGCTGGTCAATCGACTGGCGTTCGGCTATATCGAACTCGTGCGCAACACGCCGCTCTTGGTTCAGCTCGTATTTTGGTACTTCGCCGTTGTCCTACAGCTTCCCAGCGTGCGCGACGCCATCAAGTTCGGCCCCAACATCTATCTATCTCAACGCGGTCTGGTGCTGCCGGGGATAGAGGCTCCAACCGTCTTCTGGGCCGCTTGCCTGGGTGGTATCGTCGCGGCCCTGTTGCTGGGGTCCTTTCTGGGGCGGTTGCAGAGACGGAGCGGGCGACGCACGTTCGCTCCATTCGTTGCCCTCGCCGCTGGCGCGGCTCTCGTAGCCGTCGGATATTACAGCAGCGGCAAGGCTGTGCGGCTCGACATGCCGGTGGTGGGCACGTTCCGTGTAACCGGAGGAGTGAGCCTGAGCCCCGAGTTCGCCGCGCTGCTTGCCGCGCTGGTCTTCTACTTCGGGGGCTTCATCGCCGAGGTCATTCGCGGCGGCATCACCGCCGTTCCCAAGGGGCAGTGGGAGGCGGCCCGCGCCCTGGGCCTCGGCTACCTCACCACGCTGCGCATCATCATCCTGCCGCAGGCGATGCGAGTCATCGTGCCGCCGCTGGGCAACATCTACCTGAACCTGACGAAAGCTTCGAGCCTCGCCGTGGCAGTCGGCTATCCCGATCTCTTCGGGCTTTCGGCGACGATCGGCAGTCAGTCGGGGAATAGCGTACAGGTGATGCTGATGGTGATGCTCACCTACCTGGCGCTCACACTCGTAATCGCCGCAGGAGTGAACCTCCTCAACCGCCGTGTGCAGATAAGGACCAGGTAA
- a CDS encoding amino acid ABC transporter substrate-binding protein, giving the protein MFKIFKAVTLLTLILTLVSGALAQGESRLDMVKERGHLICGVHNAKPGFGGLNEQGVYAGFDTDFCRAVAAAIFDDPTKVEFVPLTSSTRFTAIQSGEVDVVFRSTTRTSTRDAGADFGPVNFYDGQGVMVRADLPVEAITDLEGAVICTAQGSTSEQNITDYMRARDVPFELVTYQDFDRVMSAFEEGRCDAFTSDRSVLVSRKATSSDPSEYRILPETISKEPLAPFVAQNDSVWLDAISWIVFATINAEELGITQENVGSFADTDNPKIRRFLGLEGDTGERLGLAPDFAARVIRAEGNYGEIYNRHLGPDTAFDLPRGINSLYTEGGLMYSPPFR; this is encoded by the coding sequence GTGTTCAAGATCTTCAAGGCTGTCACCTTACTTACCCTCATCCTGACGTTGGTGTCAGGCGCCCTCGCCCAGGGTGAGTCGCGCCTCGACATGGTCAAGGAACGGGGTCATCTGATCTGCGGCGTGCACAACGCCAAGCCCGGCTTTGGCGGGCTCAATGAGCAGGGGGTGTACGCCGGCTTCGATACCGACTTCTGTCGCGCAGTGGCAGCGGCGATCTTCGACGACCCCACCAAGGTCGAGTTCGTCCCCTTGACCTCCTCCACTCGCTTCACTGCGATTCAGTCGGGCGAGGTGGATGTCGTCTTTCGCAGCACCACTCGCACCTCGACACGCGACGCCGGCGCCGACTTCGGCCCGGTCAACTTCTACGACGGCCAAGGCGTGATGGTGCGAGCCGACCTCCCGGTCGAAGCGATTACCGACCTCGAAGGGGCCGTCATCTGCACTGCCCAGGGCTCGACCTCGGAGCAGAACATCACCGATTACATGCGCGCGCGTGACGTGCCGTTCGAATTGGTCACCTACCAGGACTTCGACCGGGTGATGTCGGCGTTCGAGGAGGGGCGTTGCGACGCGTTCACCAGCGACCGCTCGGTGCTCGTCTCCCGCAAGGCCACCTCCTCTGATCCGAGTGAGTACCGCATCCTCCCAGAAACCATCTCCAAGGAGCCGCTGGCGCCGTTCGTGGCGCAGAACGACTCGGTCTGGCTCGATGCGATCAGCTGGATCGTCTTCGCCACCATCAATGCCGAGGAGCTCGGGATTACCCAGGAGAACGTCGGCTCCTTCGCCGATACCGACAATCCGAAGATCCGCCGCTTCTTGGGACTCGAGGGTGACACCGGCGAACGCCTGGGCCTCGCCCCCGATTTCGCCGCCCGCGTGATCAGAGCCGAAGGGAACTACGGCGAGATATACAACCGTCACCTCGGGCCAGACACCGCTTTCGACCTTCCCCGCGGGATCAATTCCCTCTATACAGAAGGTGGGCTCATGTACTCACCGCCGTTCCGCTAG
- a CDS encoding alanine--glyoxylate aminotransferase family protein — translation MQRAIARELVNHRGPEFRELLHETEELLRPLFGTENRVLFFAASGTGMMEASLANILAPGDRVLVMKNGQWGERFAAIAAAYGARVDSLEFPWGTAPDPEAIGEKLASAHYRAVLITHNESSTGVVADVARIGERVRGSDALLVVDAVSSLACVEVDQDGWGADIVISASQKGLMCPPGLGLASVSERAWRVVREERSTPRFYWDFRKAAAAAEKSETPFTPAISLIGGLREALLMIHQEGVANVLERHARLALALRAGCDALGLKSFPEPPAASNSVTALTVPEGLDGGEIVKTLYRNYRTVIAGSRNRLAGRVIRIGTMGSVSEADILADLHFLAATLNDLESAVDLGAGVAAGSEMLRG, via the coding sequence GTGCAACGAGCGATCGCCCGCGAACTCGTCAATCACCGCGGGCCCGAGTTCCGCGAGCTGCTGCATGAAACCGAGGAGCTGCTGCGGCCGCTGTTCGGGACCGAGAACCGGGTCCTCTTCTTCGCCGCTTCCGGGACCGGGATGATGGAGGCGAGTCTCGCCAACATCCTCGCCCCGGGTGACAGGGTCCTCGTCATGAAGAACGGCCAGTGGGGAGAGCGTTTCGCGGCGATCGCCGCCGCTTACGGAGCTCGAGTGGACAGTCTCGAGTTCCCATGGGGGACAGCGCCCGACCCTGAAGCGATCGGGGAGAAACTTGCGAGCGCCCACTACAGGGCGGTGCTCATCACCCACAACGAAAGCTCGACCGGAGTGGTGGCGGATGTCGCCCGGATCGGCGAGAGGGTACGGGGTTCGGACGCCCTGCTCGTGGTCGACGCGGTGAGTTCGCTCGCCTGCGTCGAGGTCGATCAGGACGGCTGGGGGGCCGACATAGTCATCTCGGCGTCGCAGAAGGGCCTCATGTGCCCTCCCGGCTTGGGACTGGCCAGCGTCAGCGAGAGGGCTTGGCGAGTCGTTAGGGAGGAGCGCTCGACGCCCCGGTTCTACTGGGATTTTCGGAAGGCCGCGGCTGCCGCCGAGAAGTCGGAGACACCTTTCACTCCCGCCATTTCCCTTATTGGCGGCCTACGCGAGGCGCTGCTGATGATCCATCAGGAAGGCGTGGCGAACGTGCTCGAGCGCCATGCCCGTCTTGCCCTTGCGCTTCGTGCCGGTTGCGACGCACTGGGCCTGAAAAGCTTCCCCGAGCCGCCTGCCGCATCGAACTCGGTGACCGCTCTGACCGTACCCGAGGGACTCGACGGTGGGGAGATCGTGAAGACCCTCTACCGGAACTACCGCACGGTTATCGCGGGTTCGAGGAACCGCCTTGCCGGCAGGGTGATCCGCATCGGCACCATGGGCAGCGTCTCCGAGGCCGACATCCTCGCCGACCTGCACTTCCTGGCGGCCACTCTGAACGATCTTGAGAGCGCTGTCGACTTGGGGGCGGGCGTAGCAGCGGGCTCGGAAATGCTCCGAGGGTGA
- a CDS encoding 3-isopropylmalate dehydratase — protein MSVLTIEGRARLLGDDINTDYIISSRRKRDTLDGDVLKNYLLEDLDPGFAATVKPGDLIVAGENFGCGSAMEVAVTVVLAAGIRAVCARSFSRTYYRNAINNGLLPVECDTSSIAEGDRLQISVEEAINVNNVTTGRTIAGQRIPGIMVGIFEAGGLVPYFARHGGFRS, from the coding sequence GTGAGCGTGTTGACGATCGAGGGCAGAGCTCGACTGCTGGGTGATGACATCAATACCGACTACATCATCTCCTCGCGCCGCAAGCGCGACACGTTGGATGGGGATGTCCTGAAGAACTACCTGCTGGAGGACCTCGACCCTGGGTTCGCCGCAACCGTGAAGCCGGGCGACCTGATAGTCGCGGGCGAGAACTTCGGTTGCGGCTCGGCCATGGAGGTGGCTGTCACCGTCGTGCTAGCTGCCGGCATCAGGGCGGTGTGCGCCCGGAGTTTCTCTCGCACCTACTATCGAAACGCCATCAACAACGGTCTGCTCCCGGTCGAATGCGACACCTCATCCATCGCCGAGGGGGACCGGCTACAGATCTCCGTGGAGGAAGCCATCAACGTGAACAACGTCACGACCGGTCGCACGATCGCCGGACAGAGGATCCCCGGCATCATGGTGGGAATCTTCGAAGCCGGCGGCCTGGTGCCTTACTTCGCCCGTCATGGCGGATTCCGCTCCTGA
- a CDS encoding aconitase/3-isopropylmalate dehydratase large subunit family protein: MSGKTISEKILSAKAGIDGHAGDLAVCEVDFALGTDASMPMAIDYYQQMGGERLLYPERLIVSLDHYAPAASARTANLHALTREFAAANSIRLFEAGNGIGHQHVIENGLTGPGDLAVGADSHSVTYGAFNAFATGIGSSDLAAVMISGRIWLKIPESIRVEFEGSLPAGVYPKDIVLALLKLLGSDGASYRTLEFVGGGASRLALEERLVLSNMSTEMGAKAAIFLADEKTERFLRERGRNSFEAIAPDPDAIYASTLQLDLSELVPLIARPHLPDNVAPVSEVAGTRVDMVFLGTCTAGQVRDFHEAHAVLKAAGGITPGVQLVITPSSRSVMERLFTDGTMADLLAMGALLTTPGCGACCGTAGAIPPDGANVISTANRNFKGRMGNSTASIFLASPATCGAAAATGRITDPREFLA; this comes from the coding sequence GTGAGCGGCAAGACGATCAGCGAGAAGATCCTCTCGGCGAAGGCTGGCATCGACGGCCACGCCGGCGACCTGGCCGTCTGCGAAGTCGACTTCGCGCTCGGCACAGACGCCTCGATGCCAATGGCGATCGACTACTACCAGCAGATGGGCGGCGAGCGCTTGCTGTACCCGGAACGGCTCATCGTCTCCCTGGATCACTACGCCCCCGCCGCGAGCGCGAGGACGGCGAATCTGCACGCTCTAACCCGGGAGTTCGCTGCCGCCAACAGTATCCGCCTGTTCGAAGCGGGCAACGGCATCGGCCACCAGCACGTCATCGAGAACGGCCTGACAGGCCCGGGCGATCTTGCCGTTGGGGCAGACAGCCATTCGGTCACCTACGGCGCGTTCAACGCCTTCGCGACCGGCATCGGCTCTTCTGACCTGGCGGCCGTGATGATCTCGGGGCGCATCTGGCTCAAGATCCCCGAGTCGATCCGGGTCGAGTTCGAAGGTTCTCTGCCTGCCGGCGTCTACCCGAAGGACATCGTTTTGGCGCTCCTGAAGCTGCTCGGTTCGGACGGAGCTTCCTACCGCACACTGGAGTTCGTGGGTGGTGGCGCAAGCCGGCTGGCTCTCGAGGAGCGCCTCGTGCTGAGCAACATGTCCACCGAGATGGGGGCGAAGGCGGCCATCTTCCTTGCCGACGAGAAGACCGAGCGGTTCTTGAGGGAGCGAGGACGCAACAGCTTCGAAGCCATCGCGCCTGATCCCGACGCCATCTACGCATCGACGCTGCAGCTGGACCTCTCCGAGCTCGTGCCGCTGATCGCTCGTCCCCACCTGCCCGATAACGTCGCGCCGGTATCGGAGGTTGCCGGCACCAGGGTCGACATGGTCTTCCTCGGCACCTGCACCGCCGGTCAGGTGCGTGACTTCCACGAGGCGCACGCGGTTCTGAAGGCGGCGGGCGGCATCACCCCGGGTGTGCAGCTCGTCATCACGCCGTCCTCGCGCTCGGTGATGGAGCGCCTCTTCACCGATGGCACAATGGCCGATCTGCTCGCCATGGGCGCGCTGCTGACGACGCCCGGCTGCGGAGCCTGCTGCGGTACCGCGGGCGCCATCCCGCCGGACGGCGCCAACGTGATTTCGACAGCCAACCGCAACTTCAAGGGGAGGATGGGCAACAGCACCGCCTCCATCTTCCTCGCGTCGCCGGCCACCTGCGGGGCAGCTGCCGCCACCGGTCGGATCACCGACCCTCGGGAGTTCCTGGCGTGA
- a CDS encoding FadR/GntR family transcriptional regulator yields MSTETWEKLKPLNAVPLHRMILDQLHVLMSEGRMQPGDLLPPERYLAERLNVSRGTLREALRILEHEGVIVTRAGGGRRLRQLDSLEFATSPEEYVNQLRTAAAVDLMEARQALEERIVELACERATAEDLKSIHEALHGPEAFSAEEGAGDKAFHLAIAAATHNFVFVRMMSLHVDLVQGIRQKLLTEERKKEMFEEHEAIYRAIAARDPAEARAAMIRHRQRVVQLLTGVQ; encoded by the coding sequence GTGAGCACGGAGACCTGGGAGAAACTCAAACCGCTCAATGCGGTTCCACTACACCGGATGATCCTGGACCAACTCCACGTGCTCATGAGCGAGGGGCGCATGCAACCGGGCGACCTGCTCCCCCCCGAGCGGTACCTGGCCGAGAGGCTGAACGTGAGCCGGGGAACCCTCCGCGAGGCGCTCAGGATCCTCGAGCATGAAGGCGTGATAGTGACTCGAGCAGGGGGTGGGCGGCGACTACGTCAACTCGACTCGCTCGAGTTCGCGACTTCGCCAGAGGAGTACGTGAACCAACTCCGGACCGCAGCGGCAGTGGATCTGATGGAGGCACGACAGGCACTCGAAGAGCGGATCGTCGAATTGGCCTGCGAGCGGGCCACGGCCGAAGACCTGAAGAGCATCCATGAGGCGTTGCACGGCCCGGAAGCGTTCTCGGCCGAGGAGGGCGCAGGGGACAAGGCGTTCCATCTGGCTATCGCGGCGGCCACCCACAACTTCGTATTCGTGCGGATGATGAGCCTGCACGTCGACCTGGTACAGGGGATCCGACAGAAGCTCCTGACCGAAGAGCGGAAAAAGGAGATGTTCGAGGAGCACGAGGCGATCTATCGGGCCATCGCAGCACGTGATCCCGCGGAAGCGCGGGCAGCTATGATCCGCCACCGCCAGCGGGTCGTCCAACTGCTTACCGGAGTTCAGTGA